One region of Pyramidobacter sp. YE332 genomic DNA includes:
- a CDS encoding ABC transporter permease: MNNTNKIKMFLIRNAVPIVFLVVSAIAIPISRFSLDYLAQEMLIRLSRNSFLVLSLLVPIMAGMGLNFGMVLGAMAGQLGLIFVSDWNVVGLNGMVLAAIIATPLAIFFGWICGVVLNKARGREMVTSYILGFFMNGVYQLAVLYGFGSIVPITNSKLVLSRGYGIRNTINLDNIRRCLDDLIPLEIFGIQIPVATFVVIGFFCLFIVWFRKTKLGQDMRATGQDMAVADSAGIPVLRTRVISIVISTVLACYGQIIFLQNVGTMNTYNSHEQAGVFAIASLLVGGASVSRASILNVFVGVILFHLMFVVSPMAGKYLTGDAQIGEFFRVFVSYGIISLALVLHAWRRHADREIARAQFRGQNADGGTK; this comes from the coding sequence ATGAACAATACGAATAAAATCAAGATGTTCCTGATCAGGAACGCGGTGCCGATTGTCTTTCTTGTCGTGAGTGCGATTGCGATTCCGATCTCCCGTTTCTCTCTCGACTATCTGGCCCAGGAGATGCTGATCCGTCTGTCGCGCAACTCGTTCCTCGTCCTCTCGCTGCTCGTTCCCATCATGGCGGGGATGGGGCTGAACTTCGGCATGGTCCTGGGGGCCATGGCGGGGCAGCTCGGGCTGATCTTCGTCAGCGACTGGAACGTTGTCGGCCTGAACGGCATGGTGCTCGCGGCGATCATCGCCACGCCGCTGGCGATCTTTTTCGGCTGGATCTGCGGCGTTGTCCTGAACAAGGCCCGCGGCCGCGAAATGGTCACGTCGTATATCCTGGGATTTTTCATGAACGGCGTGTACCAGCTGGCGGTCCTCTACGGATTCGGCAGCATCGTGCCGATCACGAACAGCAAGCTGGTGCTGTCGAGAGGGTACGGGATCAGGAACACGATCAACCTCGACAACATCCGCCGCTGCCTTGACGACTTGATCCCGCTTGAGATCTTTGGGATCCAGATCCCCGTCGCGACGTTTGTCGTCATTGGCTTCTTCTGCCTGTTCATCGTCTGGTTCCGCAAGACCAAGCTGGGGCAGGACATGCGCGCCACCGGACAGGACATGGCCGTGGCCGATTCGGCGGGCATTCCCGTGCTCCGCACCCGCGTCATTTCCATCGTGATCTCGACGGTGCTGGCCTGTTACGGACAGATCATCTTCCTGCAGAACGTCGGTACGATGAACACCTATAACAGCCACGAACAGGCCGGCGTGTTCGCCATCGCCTCGCTGCTGGTCGGCGGCGCGAGCGTCAGCCGCGCTTCGATCCTCAACGTGTTCGTCGGCGTGATCCTGTTCCATCTGATGTTCGTCGTCTCGCCGATGGCCGGCAAGTATCTGACCGGCGACGCACAGATCGGCGAATTTTTCCGCGTCTTTGTGTCGTACGGCATCATTTCGCTGGCGCTGGTGCTCCATGCCTGGAGACGGCACGCCGATCGTGAGATTGCCCGCGCGCAGTTCCGCGGTCAGAATGCGGACGGAGGCACGAAATGA
- a CDS encoding sugar ABC transporter ATP-binding protein, translated as MGGEPLLRVEQVGKAYFGNRVLKNISFSLAKGRILGLVGENGAGKSTLMNILFGMNVIAETGGYEGKFYINGREADFHSPNDALEAGIGMVHQEFSLIPGFSVTENIVLNRESLVYNPLVEAFGDRLKTLNRADMKLRATEAIKKLNFSLDGETLISELPVGHKEFTEIAREIDKSKTQLLVLDEPTAVLTESEAEILLDSMRRLAKNGIAIIFISHRLREVMEVCDDIVVLRDGEVVLTTEPSKTTVREIASSMVGRNIEKAAQGDAEERKFGREILRVRNLWVDMPGETVRDVDLDIKEGEIFGIGGLAGQGKLGISNGIMGLYASGGSVEFDSKAVQLNDPTSPLSMGISSVSEDRRGVGLLLDESIAWNIIFTSLQNQKRFLKSSCGGLVKVRDDSAILDCARKYIQELEIKCVSPKQRVRELSGGNQQKICLAKAFETHPRLLFVSEPTRGIDVGAKKVVLDTLKKYNRELGMTIVMISSELEELRSICDRIAIIDKGTVVGIKPASASSEEFGYLMLGTSEEAANQ; from the coding sequence ATGGGAGGAGAACCTTTGCTTCGTGTGGAACAGGTAGGCAAAGCCTATTTCGGGAATCGAGTTCTCAAGAATATCTCGTTTTCCCTGGCTAAAGGACGGATTCTTGGTCTCGTCGGTGAGAACGGCGCGGGGAAATCGACGCTGATGAATATTCTGTTCGGCATGAACGTGATCGCCGAAACAGGCGGTTACGAGGGCAAATTTTACATCAACGGCAGAGAAGCGGACTTCCACAGCCCGAACGACGCGCTGGAAGCCGGCATCGGCATGGTCCATCAGGAATTTTCGCTGATCCCCGGCTTTTCGGTCACGGAAAATATCGTTCTCAATCGCGAGTCCCTCGTTTACAATCCTCTGGTTGAAGCTTTCGGCGACCGTCTGAAGACGCTGAATCGCGCCGACATGAAACTTCGCGCGACCGAGGCGATCAAAAAGCTGAATTTCTCGCTCGACGGCGAGACGCTCATTTCCGAACTTCCCGTCGGGCACAAAGAGTTTACCGAAATCGCCCGCGAGATCGACAAGAGCAAGACGCAGCTTCTGGTTCTCGACGAGCCCACGGCGGTCTTGACCGAGAGCGAAGCGGAGATTCTGCTCGACTCGATGCGCCGGCTGGCCAAAAACGGCATCGCCATCATCTTCATCTCGCACCGCCTGCGCGAGGTCATGGAAGTCTGCGACGACATCGTCGTCCTGCGCGACGGCGAAGTGGTGCTGACGACGGAGCCGTCGAAGACGACCGTGCGCGAGATCGCCAGCAGCATGGTGGGACGCAACATCGAAAAGGCGGCTCAGGGCGATGCGGAGGAGCGCAAGTTCGGGCGGGAGATCCTCAGGGTCCGCAATCTATGGGTCGATATGCCCGGCGAAACGGTGCGCGACGTCGATCTCGACATCAAGGAAGGCGAGATCTTCGGCATCGGCGGTCTGGCCGGACAGGGGAAACTTGGCATCTCCAACGGCATCATGGGGCTTTATGCGTCCGGAGGCTCGGTGGAATTCGACAGCAAGGCCGTACAGCTGAACGACCCGACCTCGCCTTTGTCGATGGGAATCTCCTCGGTTTCCGAGGATCGCCGCGGCGTCGGTTTGCTGCTCGACGAATCGATCGCGTGGAATATCATCTTTACGTCATTGCAGAATCAGAAACGTTTTCTCAAATCGTCGTGCGGCGGTTTGGTGAAGGTTCGCGACGACAGCGCCATTTTGGATTGCGCCAGAAAGTACATTCAGGAGCTGGAGATCAAGTGCGTCAGCCCGAAACAGCGCGTGCGCGAGCTCTCCGGCGGAAATCAGCAGAAGATCTGCCTGGCCAAGGCTTTCGAAACGCATCCCCGGTTGCTTTTCGTTTCCGAACCGACGCGCGGCATCGACGTCGGCGCGAAGAAAGTCGTGCTCGATACGTTGAAGAAGTATAACCGCGAACTTGGCATGACCATCGTGATGATCTCTTCCGAACTGGAGGAGCTGCGTTCGATCTGCGACCGCATCGCGATCATCGACAAGGGGACGGTCGTCGGCATCAAGCCCGCTTCCGCTTCTTCGGAGGAGTTTGGCTATCTGATGCTTGGTACCAGCGAGGAGGCTGCGAATCAATGA
- a CDS encoding DUF3798 domain-containing protein, protein MKKFVVGLLTAALFAGAVSAMAAESAKFHIGVCTGTVSQTEDDLRGAEELIKRYGDVADGGMIKHITYPDNFMTEQETTISQIASFADDPLMKAVIVNQAIPGTTEAFRRIRETRPDILLFAGQNHEDPGVISPTSDLVTHAGDLARGYLIILAAHKLGCTDFVHISFPRHMSYELLSRRAKIMEAACNDLGMKYHFETAPDPTSDVGVAGAQQFILEKVPHWIEKYGPMAAFFCTNDAHTEPLLKRIAEGKGGYFIEADMPSPLMGYPGALGVELSDVAGDFPAILKRVEDAVIKAGGSGRMGTWAYSYGFTNTLALGEYAKSCIEKDVTPKNFRRNFKMDALLKTFDAETPGASWNGTIYKDASTGLELKNNILVYQDTYIFGKGYLNMTGEVIPEKYLDMK, encoded by the coding sequence ATGAAAAAGTTTGTTGTTGGTCTGCTGACCGCGGCGTTGTTTGCGGGGGCCGTGTCCGCCATGGCGGCAGAGTCGGCGAAGTTCCACATCGGCGTCTGCACGGGCACGGTTTCTCAGACCGAGGACGATCTTCGCGGCGCGGAAGAGCTGATCAAACGTTACGGCGACGTCGCCGACGGCGGCATGATCAAGCACATCACCTACCCCGACAACTTCATGACCGAGCAGGAAACGACGATCTCCCAGATCGCTTCGTTCGCCGACGATCCGCTGATGAAGGCCGTTATCGTCAACCAGGCCATCCCGGGCACGACCGAGGCGTTCCGCCGTATTCGCGAGACGCGCCCCGACATCCTGCTGTTTGCCGGGCAGAACCACGAGGATCCCGGCGTCATCTCTCCCACGTCCGACCTTGTCACTCACGCCGGAGATCTCGCCCGCGGCTATCTGATCATCCTCGCCGCCCACAAGCTGGGCTGCACCGATTTCGTCCATATCTCCTTCCCCCGCCACATGAGCTATGAGCTCCTCTCCCGTCGCGCCAAGATCATGGAGGCCGCCTGCAACGACTTGGGCATGAAATACCATTTCGAAACGGCTCCCGATCCCACCAGCGACGTCGGCGTGGCCGGCGCGCAGCAGTTCATCCTCGAGAAAGTTCCGCATTGGATCGAGAAGTACGGCCCGATGGCGGCTTTTTTCTGCACCAACGACGCGCATACCGAACCCCTGCTGAAGAGGATCGCCGAGGGGAAAGGCGGCTATTTCATCGAAGCGGACATGCCTTCGCCGCTGATGGGCTACCCCGGCGCGCTGGGCGTCGAGCTCTCTGACGTGGCGGGCGATTTCCCCGCGATCCTCAAGCGAGTCGAGGACGCCGTGATCAAGGCGGGCGGTTCCGGACGCATGGGCACCTGGGCTTACTCTTACGGATTCACCAACACTTTGGCGCTGGGCGAGTACGCCAAGAGCTGCATCGAAAAGGACGTCACGCCGAAAAACTTTCGCCGCAACTTCAAGATGGACGCTCTTCTGAAAACTTTCGACGCGGAAACTCCCGGCGCAAGCTGGAACGGGACGATCTACAAGGATGCGAGCACGGGCCTCGAGCTGAAGAACAACATCCTCGTCTATCAGGATACCTACATCTTTGGCAAGGGCTACCTCAACATGACCGGCGAGGTCATTCCCGAAAAATATCTCGACATGAAGTAA
- a CDS encoding YicC/YloC family endoribonuclease: MTGFHRVRQDFPWGTLAVELSSVNSRYLEIAVRADRELSSFEPLIQNALRGRLARGKVVARAEIRWAPALMRERLNGDVLRDYYREIQELQGELGGPVPAVTSLLCLPGVTESSSLMDKTSGEVQSALFELLDQCADGLIKMRGVEGEALERDIMQNLEEYDSLLEKIAARWQSISPQFFDDYRAKITKTIAQLGYEADPARLAQELVILADKWDISEELTRSSSHTSQFRTLLKSGGPVGRKLDFLVQEMNREINTMGSKSASTELRWLVVDGKALLERIREQIQNVE; the protein is encoded by the coding sequence ATGACAGGTTTTCATCGCGTCAGGCAAGACTTTCCATGGGGAACCCTTGCCGTGGAACTTTCCAGCGTCAATTCCCGTTATCTGGAAATCGCCGTGCGTGCCGACCGGGAACTCTCGAGTTTTGAACCGCTGATCCAAAACGCCCTGCGCGGCCGTCTGGCGCGCGGCAAAGTCGTGGCGCGCGCGGAGATCAGATGGGCGCCGGCGCTGATGCGCGAACGCCTGAACGGCGACGTCCTGCGGGACTATTACCGGGAGATTCAGGAACTGCAGGGCGAGCTTGGCGGACCGGTGCCTGCGGTGACAAGTTTGCTCTGTCTGCCCGGCGTCACCGAGTCCTCTTCCCTGATGGACAAAACCTCCGGCGAAGTCCAGTCGGCGTTGTTCGAACTGCTGGATCAGTGTGCGGACGGCCTGATAAAAATGCGCGGGGTCGAAGGCGAAGCGCTTGAGCGCGATATCATGCAGAATCTCGAAGAGTACGACAGCCTTCTGGAAAAAATCGCCGCTCGGTGGCAGAGCATCTCGCCGCAGTTTTTCGACGACTATCGCGCCAAGATCACGAAAACGATCGCGCAGCTCGGCTATGAGGCGGATCCCGCGCGTCTTGCCCAGGAACTCGTGATCCTGGCGGATAAGTGGGACATCTCCGAAGAATTGACCCGTTCGTCCAGCCATACGTCCCAGTTCCGCACGCTTTTGAAAAGCGGCGGCCCGGTGGGACGCAAGCTGGATTTTCTGGTGCAGGAGATGAACCGGGAAATCAACACGATGGGCTCCAAGTCGGCCAGCACCGAGCTTCGCTGGCTTGTGGTGGACGGCAAAGCGCTGCTCGAACGCATCCGCGAGCAGATCCAGAACGTGGAGTAG
- a CDS encoding DUF370 domain-containing protein — protein sequence MARTLVHVGFGNMIVAERIVAIIQPASSPVKRLKEEARAAGRLIDATKGRKTRAIIVTDSNHVLLSAIQPETIVNRISEGDSADDEE from the coding sequence ATGGCGCGAACGCTTGTGCATGTCGGCTTCGGCAATATGATCGTGGCCGAACGGATCGTGGCGATCATCCAACCCGCCTCTTCTCCCGTCAAAAGGCTCAAGGAAGAGGCGCGCGCGGCCGGACGTCTGATCGACGCCACGAAAGGGCGCAAAACAAGAGCGATCATCGTGACGGACAGCAACCACGTCCTGCTTTCGGCTATCCAGCCGGAAACCATCGTCAACCGTATTTCAGAAGGGGACAGCGCCGATGACGAAGAATAG
- a CDS encoding DUF3798 domain-containing protein, producing MKKFVVGLLTAALFAGAVSAMAAEPAKFHIGVCTGTVSQSEDDLRGAEELIKRYGDVANGGMIKHITYPDNFMTEQETTISQIASFADDPLMKAVIVNQAIPGTTEAFRRIREARPDILLFAGENHEDPGVIAPSGDLIIHSDSIARGYLIILAAHKLGCTDFVHISFPRHMSYELMSRRAKIMEATCNDLGMKYHFESAPDPTSDVGVAGAQQFILEHVPQWLDKYGPNTAFFCTNDAETEPLLKRIAESKGFFIEADLPSPLMGYPGALGVELSDVAGDFPAILKRVEDAVVAKGGAGRMGTWAYSYGFTTTLALGEYAKSCIEKDVTPKNFRRNFKREDLLAAYNGATPGAKWNGTVYMDANTGLELKNNILVYQDTYIFGKGYLNMTDEVVPEKYLQLK from the coding sequence ATGAAAAAGTTTGTTGTTGGTCTGCTGACCGCGGCGTTGTTTGCGGGGGCTGTGTCCGCCATGGCGGCGGAGCCCGCGAAGTTCCACATCGGCGTCTGCACGGGCACGGTTTCTCAGTCCGAAGACGATCTCCGCGGCGCGGAAGAGCTGATCAAGCGTTACGGCGACGTCGCCAACGGCGGCATGATCAAGCACATCACCTATCCTGACAACTTCATGACCGAGCAGGAAACGACGATCTCCCAGATCGCTTCGTTCGCCGACGATCCGCTGATGAAGGCCGTCATCGTTAACCAGGCCATCCCCGGCACGACCGAGGCGTTCCGCCGTATTCGCGAAGCCCGGCCCGACATCCTGCTGTTTGCCGGCGAGAACCACGAGGACCCCGGCGTCATCGCGCCTTCGGGAGATCTTATCATTCACTCCGACAGCATCGCCCGTGGTTATCTGATCATCCTCGCCGCCCACAAGCTGGGCTGCACCGATTTCGTCCATATTTCCTTCCCGCGTCATATGAGCTATGAGCTCATGTCCCGCCGCGCCAAGATCATGGAAGCCACGTGCAACGATTTGGGCATGAAATATCACTTCGAGAGCGCTCCCGATCCCACCAGCGACGTCGGCGTGGCCGGCGCGCAGCAGTTCATCCTCGAGCACGTTCCGCAGTGGCTTGACAAGTACGGCCCCAATACCGCGTTCTTCTGCACCAACGACGCCGAAACCGAGCCTCTGCTGAAGAGGATTGCCGAGAGCAAGGGTTTCTTCATTGAAGCCGACCTTCCCTCTCCGCTGATGGGCTATCCCGGCGCGCTGGGCGTCGAGCTCTCTGACGTGGCGGGCGATTTCCCCGCGATCTTGAAGAGAGTGGAAGACGCCGTTGTCGCCAAGGGCGGCGCCGGACGCATGGGCACGTGGGCGTACTCCTACGGGTTTACGACGACCCTTGCTCTTGGCGAATATGCCAAGTCCTGCATCGAAAAGGATGTGACGCCCAAGAATTTCCGCCGCAACTTCAAGCGCGAAGATCTCCTTGCCGCCTATAACGGCGCCACGCCGGGCGCAAAGTGGAACGGTACCGTCTATATGGACGCCAACACCGGGCTCGAGCTGAAGAACAACATCCTTGTCTATCAGGATACTTATATTTTCGGCAAGGGCTATCTCAACATGACCGACGAGGTCGTTCCCGAAAAGTATCTGCAGCTGAAATAG
- a CDS encoding DNA-directed RNA polymerase subunit omega, producing MNFHNLDKIMDNVNVHNKYLLTAVIAQRARQISEVKGVNGILEKHPGEKAISLALCDMEDGNVSVQLQTETIPDAIENELESEAAFEEEQKNLERAAEKKSSEAADGRRK from the coding sequence ATGAATTTTCATAATCTGGATAAAATTATGGACAACGTGAACGTGCACAACAAGTATCTTCTCACGGCGGTCATCGCGCAGAGGGCGCGTCAGATCAGCGAAGTGAAGGGTGTCAACGGGATCCTTGAGAAACACCCCGGCGAAAAGGCCATCTCTTTGGCGCTGTGCGACATGGAAGATGGAAACGTCAGCGTGCAGCTGCAGACCGAAACGATCCCCGACGCCATCGAGAACGAGTTGGAGTCGGAAGCGGCGTTCGAAGAAGAACAGAAGAATCTGGAGCGCGCCGCGGAGAAAAAAAGTTCCGAAGCTGCCGACGGCCGTCGGAAATAA
- a CDS encoding ABC transporter permease, whose amino-acid sequence MKDIKNFIEDVGWPRILIALFLLSLFVLAPFVGVRLDASINDTLVRFGMNGVMVLAMVPMVQSGCGLNFGLPLGIIAGLLGAVTSVELEVTGLPGILTAMLIATPIAVVLGWCYGLLLNKVKGSEMMIATYVGFSSVALMCIMWLVLPYKSPNMVWGYAGKGLRTTISIEAFWQNAISSIGAFRINEFLAFPTGMFLFFLLLCALMSLFMRTRTGTAMTIVGSNPDYARASGVNIDKMRTLSVILSTWLGAIGIIMYEQCFGFVQLYMGPFYMAFPAVAAILIGGASVKKANIVNVIVGTILFQGILTMTPSVINSMIQTDMSEVIRIIVSNGMILYALTRVTKVRS is encoded by the coding sequence ATGAAAGACATCAAGAATTTTATCGAGGATGTTGGCTGGCCGCGAATCCTCATCGCGTTGTTCCTGCTCTCGTTGTTCGTGCTTGCGCCTTTTGTCGGCGTGCGTCTCGACGCGTCGATCAACGACACTTTGGTGCGCTTCGGCATGAACGGCGTCATGGTGCTGGCCATGGTGCCGATGGTCCAGTCGGGCTGCGGCCTCAATTTCGGTCTGCCGCTCGGCATCATCGCCGGGCTGCTGGGCGCCGTGACGAGCGTCGAGCTCGAAGTCACCGGACTGCCGGGCATCCTCACCGCCATGCTGATCGCCACGCCCATCGCCGTGGTCCTCGGTTGGTGCTACGGGCTTCTGCTCAACAAGGTCAAAGGCAGCGAGATGATGATCGCCACCTACGTGGGCTTTTCGTCCGTCGCTTTGATGTGCATCATGTGGCTGGTATTGCCTTACAAGAGCCCGAACATGGTCTGGGGCTACGCCGGCAAGGGACTGCGCACGACCATTTCCATCGAAGCTTTCTGGCAGAACGCCATCAGCAGCATCGGCGCGTTTCGCATCAACGAGTTCCTGGCGTTTCCCACGGGAATGTTCCTCTTCTTCCTGCTGCTCTGCGCTCTGATGTCCCTTTTCATGAGGACCCGCACGGGGACGGCCATGACCATCGTCGGTTCCAATCCCGATTATGCCCGTGCCAGCGGCGTGAACATCGACAAGATGCGCACGCTGTCGGTCATCCTTTCCACATGGCTGGGCGCGATCGGCATCATCATGTACGAACAGTGCTTCGGTTTCGTCCAGCTCTATATGGGGCCTTTCTACATGGCGTTTCCGGCTGTCGCCGCGATCCTGATCGGCGGCGCCTCCGTGAAAAAAGCCAATATCGTCAACGTGATCGTCGGAACGATCCTGTTCCAGGGGATCCTGACGATGACGCCGTCGGTTATCAACAGTATGATCCAGACTGATATGTCTGAAGTCATTCGCATTATCGTGTCGAATGGCATGATCCTGTACGCTCTGACTCGTGTGACGAAGGTGAGATCCTGA
- the gmk gene encoding guanylate kinase yields the protein MTKNRKGTLFVLSGPSGAGKGTIRARVFEALDGLSYSVSCTTRAPREGERDGVDYRFITPDDFAAHIAAGDFLEWADVHRHRYGTLKSDVEKVLNEGKDMFLEIDVQGALQVKKKMPEAVTLFVVPPSIEVLEERLRGRHTEGEAELRLRLRNAVEEMKQRDRYDFVVVNDSLDEAVERVCRFVEQRRQAL from the coding sequence ATGACGAAGAATAGAAAGGGCACGCTGTTTGTCCTTTCCGGACCCAGCGGCGCCGGAAAAGGCACGATCCGTGCCAGAGTTTTCGAGGCGCTTGACGGATTGAGCTATTCCGTTTCCTGTACCACCCGTGCTCCGCGCGAGGGAGAACGGGACGGCGTAGACTATCGTTTCATCACGCCGGACGACTTTGCGGCGCATATCGCGGCGGGAGACTTCCTGGAATGGGCCGACGTGCATCGTCACCGCTACGGAACTCTGAAAAGCGATGTGGAAAAAGTCTTGAACGAAGGCAAGGACATGTTTCTGGAGATCGATGTGCAAGGAGCGCTTCAGGTCAAGAAAAAGATGCCCGAAGCCGTGACTCTTTTCGTTGTGCCGCCGTCCATCGAAGTCCTTGAAGAACGTCTCAGAGGGCGGCATACCGAAGGCGAAGCCGAGCTGCGGCTTCGCCTTCGGAACGCCGTCGAAGAAATGAAACAGCGGGACCGCTACGATTTCGTGGTGGTCAACGATTCCCTGGACGAAGCGGTAGAGCGCGTGTGCCGTTTCGTGGAGCAGCGCCGTCAGGCTCTTTGA
- a CDS encoding HU family DNA-binding protein produces the protein MQAFRIDNLRRQRKMTKNDLINEVAANAGMSKKAAGEAISATFAAIEKALAKGDRVQLVGFGTFEVRKRAARVGRNPQDPKKTIQIPAKKVPVFRAGKGLKDQVN, from the coding sequence ATGCAGGCTTTTCGTATTGATAATTTAAGGAGGCAGAGAAAAATGACAAAGAACGATCTGATCAACGAAGTTGCCGCAAATGCTGGAATGAGCAAGAAGGCGGCGGGCGAGGCGATTTCGGCTACTTTTGCTGCGATCGAGAAGGCCCTTGCCAAGGGAGACAGGGTTCAGCTGGTCGGTTTCGGCACATTCGAAGTCCGCAAGCGTGCCGCCCGCGTGGGGCGCAATCCCCAGGATCCCAAGAAGACGATCCAGATTCCCGCCAAGAAGGTGCCCGTTTTCCGCGCCGGCAAAGGCCTCAAAGACCAGGTCAACTAA
- the der gene encoding ribosome biogenesis GTPase Der: MAIVSIVGRPNVGKSSLFNRIIGERRAIVDDMPGVTRDRLYGCVQWQDKSFYVVDTGGLLLKDKDPIMESMKDQIFQAIEESDVVIFMIDGSQGVTWMDKDVAQVLRSHSSMVILAVNKIDDFSHEDDVVEAYSLGFEKVVGVSALHDRGVDELLDQIVQMLGDKGDAQGAEEGVINVALVGRPNVGKSSILNALTGSRRSLVSDIPGTTRDSIDAVLEYKGERFRIVDTAGLRRKSRVKDDIEFYSTVRAMDAVDQCDVAVFVMDARELATEQDQRLVGEILARGKGVVLVVNKWDLLPNTPETGDEVNGKLREEFRFVSHAPVLFTSAVSGRRLHRLLDLVSRVHKRRQSRFSTTVLNRIIRDMLAFDRLPTDGTGRRLRIYYCTQSAAVPPTFIFFVNDTSIVTKSFENHLSRKIREAGDFAGVPLRLFWRSSHGSNEKA; encoded by the coding sequence ATGGCAATAGTGTCGATCGTCGGACGTCCCAACGTAGGGAAGTCATCGCTGTTCAACAGGATCATCGGCGAACGCCGGGCTATCGTCGACGATATGCCGGGCGTTACGCGCGACCGTTTGTATGGCTGCGTGCAATGGCAGGATAAAAGTTTTTACGTGGTCGATACCGGCGGCCTGCTGCTGAAAGACAAAGACCCGATCATGGAGAGCATGAAAGATCAGATATTCCAGGCCATCGAAGAGAGCGACGTCGTGATCTTCATGATCGACGGCAGTCAGGGCGTCACCTGGATGGACAAAGACGTGGCCCAGGTGCTTCGTTCTCATTCTTCGATGGTCATTCTCGCGGTCAATAAAATAGACGACTTCAGTCACGAGGACGACGTCGTCGAAGCCTATTCGCTTGGCTTCGAAAAAGTCGTTGGGGTCAGCGCGCTTCATGACCGCGGCGTTGACGAGCTTTTGGACCAGATCGTGCAGATGCTGGGCGATAAAGGAGACGCGCAGGGGGCGGAAGAAGGCGTCATCAACGTGGCGCTCGTCGGCCGTCCCAACGTGGGCAAGTCGAGCATCCTCAACGCGCTGACGGGCAGCCGGCGGTCGCTGGTCAGCGACATCCCGGGAACGACCCGCGATTCGATCGACGCCGTGCTCGAGTATAAGGGAGAACGCTTCCGCATTGTCGATACGGCCGGTCTGCGCCGCAAAAGCCGGGTCAAGGACGACATCGAGTTTTATTCGACGGTGCGGGCCATGGACGCGGTCGACCAGTGCGACGTGGCCGTCTTCGTGATGGACGCGCGGGAACTGGCGACGGAGCAGGATCAGCGTCTGGTGGGGGAGATTCTCGCCCGCGGCAAGGGCGTCGTCCTCGTGGTCAACAAATGGGATTTGCTGCCGAACACGCCGGAGACCGGCGACGAAGTGAACGGGAAACTCCGCGAGGAGTTCCGCTTCGTCAGCCATGCGCCGGTGCTTTTCACGTCGGCCGTTTCCGGGCGCCGTCTGCACCGGCTGCTCGATCTGGTCAGCCGGGTGCACAAGCGCCGCCAATCCAGATTCAGCACGACGGTATTGAACCGCATTATCCGCGACATGCTGGCTTTTGACCGTCTGCCGACGGACGGCACGGGACGCCGGCTGCGGATCTATTACTGCACGCAGAGCGCCGCGGTACCGCCGACGTTCATCTTCTTCGTCAACGACACTTCGATCGTGACGAAGAGCTTTGAGAACCATCTGTCAAGAAAAATCCGCGAAGCGGGAGATTTTGCCGGCGTTCCGCTGCGTCTTTTTTGGCGTTCCAGCCATGGAAGCAACGAAAAGGCTTGA